The Manduca sexta isolate Smith_Timp_Sample1 chromosome 17, JHU_Msex_v1.0, whole genome shotgun sequence genome includes a window with the following:
- the LOC115449071 gene encoding LOW QUALITY PROTEIN: protein RER1 (The sequence of the model RefSeq protein was modified relative to this genomic sequence to represent the inferred CDS: deleted 1 base in 1 codon), whose amino-acid sequence MMDANDLSSETTRKSIFSQGWTRISQIYQGTLDKWTPHARARWFGSAVLLAIFLIRIFTKQGWYIVTYALGIYHLNLFIAFLTPKIDPAMDFDADDENGPALPTRATEEFRPFIRRLPEFKFWLSVTKSTLIAFCCTFIDAFNVPVFWPILVMYFITLFCITMKRQIKHMIKYRYLPFTHSKPKYKTVDSAVTVN is encoded by the exons ATGATGGACGCAAATGATTTATCTTCTGAAACTACacgt aaaagtatattttcacAAGGATGGACACgtatttctcag atatacCAGGGTACATTAGATAAATGGACGCCACATGCGAGAGCGCGGTGGTTTGGGAGTGCAGTACTTTTAGCAATATTTCTGATtagaatatttacaaaacaa GGATGGTACATAGTAACATATGCGCTCGGCATATAtcatttgaatttgttcatcGCATTCTTAACACCGAAGATTGATCCTGCCATGGATTTTgatg CGGATGATGAAAATGGCCCTGCTTTACCCACGAGAGCGACGGAAGAATTTAGACCGTTTATAAGAAGATTACCAGAGTTTAAATTTTGGCTGTCTGTCACTAAAAGTACACTAATTGCATTCTGCTGTACTTTTATCGACGCATTTAATGTTCCAGTATTCTGGCCAATCTTAGTTATGTATTTTATCACACTTTTCTGTATTACTATGAAGAGACAAATCAAG catATGATCAAGTACCGGTATCTACCGTTCACTCACAGCAAGCCAAAGTATAAAACTGTGGACTCTGCAGTAACCGTAAACTGA